One Pleuronectes platessa chromosome 9, fPlePla1.1, whole genome shotgun sequence genomic region harbors:
- the atg4b gene encoding cysteine protease ATG4B isoform X2, translating to MDAATLTYDTLRFGEFEDFPDTSEPVWILGKEYNALTEKDDILSDVTSRLWFTYRKNFPPIGGTGPTSDTGWGCMLRCGQMILGEALLCRHLGRNWRWNSDEKQREEYISILNAFIDKKDSYYSIHQIAQMGVGEGKPIGQWYGPNTVAQVLKKLAVFDTWSRLVVHVAMDNTVVIEEIKRLCMPWLDAAEACGDAEAGGDLNGCLEGACAMAEEETALWRPLVLLIPLRLGLSDINEAYIETLKQCFMLPQSLGVIGGKPNSAHYFIGYVGEELIYLDPHTTQPAVDPCEDSQVPDETYHCQHPPCRMHICELDPSIAAGFFCRTEDEFDDWCMRIRRLSCRRGGLPMFELVDSQPCHMVSVDVLNLTPDFSDSDRLERFFDSEDEEFEILSL from the exons ATGGATGCAG CAACCTTGACATATGACACACTTCGCTTTGGAGAGTTTGAAGATTTTCCTGACACCTCAGAGCCTGTGTGGATCTTGGGCAAAGAATACAATGCACTCACAG AGAAAGATGACATTTTATCAGATGTCACTTCACGACTGTGGttcacatacagaaaaaactTCCCGCCGATTG GTGGGACAGGACCAACGTCAGATACAGGATGGGGGTGTATGTTACGATGCGGCCAGATGATCCTTGGCGAGGCGTTGTTGTGCCGACATTTAGGCAGAA aCTGGAGATGGAACAGTGAcgagaaacaaagagaagagtaCATAAGTATTCTCAACGCCTTCATTGACAAAAAAGACAGCTATTATTCCATCCATCAAATTG CCCAAATGGGGGTTGGAGAGGGGAAGCCAATAGGCCAGTGGTACGGACCAAACACAGTCGCCCAGGTTCTAAA GAAACTGGCAGTGTTTGATACGTGGAGCAGATTAGTTGTACACGTGGCAATGGACAACACTGTGGTCATCGAGGAGATCa AGCGGCTCTGTATGCCCTGGCTGGATGCGGCAGAGGCCTGTGGAGACGCCGAGGCAGGGGGGGATCTGAATGGCTGCCTCGAGGGTGCGTGTGCGATGGCTGAGGAGGAAACGGCTCTGTGGAGACCCCTGGTCCTGCTCATCCCCCTCAGGCTGGGCCTGAGTGACATCAACGAGGCCTATATTGAAACCCTCAAG CAATGCTTCATGCTGCCTCAGTCCTTGGGGGTTATTGGGGGGAAACCCAACAGTGCCCATTACTTCATTGGTTATGTCG GAGAAGAACTCATCTACTTAGACCCACACACCACACAGCCTGCAGTGGATCCGTGTGAAGACAGCCAGGTCCCTGATGAGACGTACCATTGTCAGCACCCACCCTGCCGCATGCACATCTGTGAACTGGACCCATCCATCGCAGCG GGTTTCTTCTGCAGAACAGAGGACGAGTTTGATGACTGGTGTATGCGCATAAGAAGG CTGTCCTGCAGAAGAGGGGGCCTGCCCATGTTTGAACTCGTTGACAGCCAGCCCTGTCACATGGTCAGCGTGGATGTTCTGAACCTCACTCCTG ACTTCTCAGACTCTGACAGGTTGGAGCGGTTCTTTGACTCAGAAGACGAAGAGTTTGAGATCCTTTCCCTGTGA
- the atg4b gene encoding cysteine protease ATG4B isoform X1 encodes MDAATLTYDTLRFGEFEDFPDTSEPVWILGKEYNALTEKDDILSDVTSRLWFTYRKNFPPIGGTGPTSDTGWGCMLRCGQMILGEALLCRHLGRNWRWNSDEKQREEYISILNAFIDKKDSYYSIHQIAQMGVGEGKPIGQWYGPNTVAQVLKKLAVFDTWSRLVVHVAMDNTVVIEEIKRLCMPWLDAAEACGDAEAGGDLNGCLEGACAMAEEETALWRPLVLLIPLRLGLSDINEAYIETLKQCFMLPQSLGVIGGKPNSAHYFIGYVGEELIYLDPHTTQPAVDPCEDSQVPDETYHCQHPPCRMHICELDPSIAAGFFCRTEDEFDDWCMRIRRLSCRRGGLPMFELVDSQPCHMVSVDVLNLTPDALFTDFSDSDRLERFFDSEDEEFEILSL; translated from the exons ATGGATGCAG CAACCTTGACATATGACACACTTCGCTTTGGAGAGTTTGAAGATTTTCCTGACACCTCAGAGCCTGTGTGGATCTTGGGCAAAGAATACAATGCACTCACAG AGAAAGATGACATTTTATCAGATGTCACTTCACGACTGTGGttcacatacagaaaaaactTCCCGCCGATTG GTGGGACAGGACCAACGTCAGATACAGGATGGGGGTGTATGTTACGATGCGGCCAGATGATCCTTGGCGAGGCGTTGTTGTGCCGACATTTAGGCAGAA aCTGGAGATGGAACAGTGAcgagaaacaaagagaagagtaCATAAGTATTCTCAACGCCTTCATTGACAAAAAAGACAGCTATTATTCCATCCATCAAATTG CCCAAATGGGGGTTGGAGAGGGGAAGCCAATAGGCCAGTGGTACGGACCAAACACAGTCGCCCAGGTTCTAAA GAAACTGGCAGTGTTTGATACGTGGAGCAGATTAGTTGTACACGTGGCAATGGACAACACTGTGGTCATCGAGGAGATCa AGCGGCTCTGTATGCCCTGGCTGGATGCGGCAGAGGCCTGTGGAGACGCCGAGGCAGGGGGGGATCTGAATGGCTGCCTCGAGGGTGCGTGTGCGATGGCTGAGGAGGAAACGGCTCTGTGGAGACCCCTGGTCCTGCTCATCCCCCTCAGGCTGGGCCTGAGTGACATCAACGAGGCCTATATTGAAACCCTCAAG CAATGCTTCATGCTGCCTCAGTCCTTGGGGGTTATTGGGGGGAAACCCAACAGTGCCCATTACTTCATTGGTTATGTCG GAGAAGAACTCATCTACTTAGACCCACACACCACACAGCCTGCAGTGGATCCGTGTGAAGACAGCCAGGTCCCTGATGAGACGTACCATTGTCAGCACCCACCCTGCCGCATGCACATCTGTGAACTGGACCCATCCATCGCAGCG GGTTTCTTCTGCAGAACAGAGGACGAGTTTGATGACTGGTGTATGCGCATAAGAAGG CTGTCCTGCAGAAGAGGGGGCCTGCCCATGTTTGAACTCGTTGACAGCCAGCCCTGTCACATGGTCAGCGTGGATGTTCTGAACCTCACTCC tgACGCTCTCTTCACAGACTTCTCAGACTCTGACAGGTTGGAGCGGTTCTTTGACTCAGAAGACGAAGAGTTTGAGATCCTTTCCCTGTGA